CCAGGTGACGGTGACGCGCGGTCCGGGCGAAGGCTTCCGCTTCTCCTCCGGCGCGATGGGCGGCACGATCGAGGCGCAGACCAAGGACGCGAGCGATTTCCTCACGCCGGGCGACAGTTTCGCCTTCCGCCAGAAATTCGGCTACGAGAGCAACGGCGACGGCCTGCTCACCAGCTCGATCCTCGCCTTCGCGCCCGACGACCGCTTCGACGTGCTCGCCTTTGTCGGCTACCGCACCATCGACGAGCGCGAGGATGGCGACGGGGTGTCCCAGGACGCGACCGGGTTCGACCAGCCCTCCGCGCTTCTGAAGGCGAATTACCGCATCACCCCCGACAGCACGCTGACCTTCTCCTATGCCTATAACGAGATCCCGGAGGAGGACGTGCCCTACGACGCCTTCGATCCGACCTGGGACGAGACCTTCGTCGACCGCGACACGGCGGACACCACCGCCTATCTCGCCTATCGCTACGATCCCGCGGACAACGACCTGGTCAATTTCGAGGCCCGGCTGACCTACAAGCACGAGGAGATGAAGATCTCCTCGAGCGCGCCGGACAGCGCCAGCGGGATCTTCAACGCCGACCACGACACGACCACATGGGGCCTGCGGCTCGAGAACGAGGCGCTGTTCGCGAGCGGGGCCATCGCCCATGCGGTGACGACCGGGATCGAATACAAGGAGCGCGAGCGCAGGGCGATCCTGCTGCCGAACGCCGTCAACGGCGTCGGGCAGAACGATCCTTCGGCGCCCGGCGGCACGGACAAGAGCATCGCGGTCTATCTCGCCGACCGGATGGAGATCGGCGAGCGCCTGACGCTGACCCCGCAACTGCGCTACGAGCATCAGAAGCTGATTTCGGAAAAGAATGGCGATGCGCAGCAATGTTTCGGAAACGCGTGTATCCCGAGCACGCCCATTCCCGACGGCACCTCCTATGAGAAGGACGCGGTGACCGGCGCCTTCTCTGCGCGCTATGCGCTCACCGATGCCTTCGCGGTCTTCGGCACGGTCGCCTATAACGAAAACCTGCCGATCCTCGACGATCTGCGCAGCGCCAACATCACCGTCTCCGAAAAGGGCGTGACGCATGAGCTCGGGCTGTCCTATGATGCGCTCGACGTCTTCGCGGGAAGCGATGCGCTCCGGGCGAAGATCACCGGGTTCCAGACACGGATCTGGGACGTCACCACCTACAGCGGGGTGAGCGATGTGGATCTCGACGGCTTCGAACTGGAACTCTCCTATGTCCACCCGGACTTCTACGTGGACTTCAACGGGGCGCGCACCCGCGGCACGATCAACGACAGCAACACGCCCTTCGACTTCGTGCCCGCCGACAAGGTGCAGCTCACGCTCGGCAAGCGTTTCCTCGACGAGCAGCTCGACCTTTCGGTCGGCGCCACCCATGCCTGGAGCCAGTCGCGCACCGAAGGCAGTTCCGCGACCGCGCCCTCGGACGACTGGACGACCGTCGCGCTGCATGCGGGCTATACGCCGGAGGCCGGGCCGCTTGCCGGGGTCGAGCTGCGCGCTTCGG
The nucleotide sequence above comes from Celeribacter indicus. Encoded proteins:
- a CDS encoding TonB-dependent receptor domain-containing protein yields the protein MTIRTHLLASAALLGAGALLPAATFAQDLSTGEPIELDAITVATSQRGVQTDTATSETVIAQEELEARQASSMAELVDTVPNVSLINGSQPQGAAVSIRGLGTYAGTYGSDGKVAVVVDGVASGAEEIYRNGGMLALEPELFRQVTVTRGPGEGFRFSSGAMGGTIEAQTKDASDFLTPGDSFAFRQKFGYESNGDGLLTSSILAFAPDDRFDVLAFVGYRTIDEREDGDGVSQDATGFDQPSALLKANYRITPDSTLTFSYAYNEIPEEDVPYDAFDPTWDETFVDRDTADTTAYLAYRYDPADNDLVNFEARLTYKHEEMKISSSAPDSASGIFNADHDTTTWGLRLENEALFASGAIAHAVTTGIEYKERERRAILLPNAVNGVGQNDPSAPGGTDKSIAVYLADRMEIGERLTLTPQLRYEHQKLISEKNGDAQQCFGNACIPSTPIPDGTSYEKDAVTGAFSARYALTDAFAVFGTVAYNENLPILDDLRSANITVSEKGVTHELGLSYDALDVFAGSDALRAKITGFQTRIWDVTTYSGVSDVDLDGFELELSYVHPDFYVDFNGARTRGTINDSNTPFDFVPADKVQLTLGKRFLDEQLDLSVGATHAWSQSRTEGSSATAPSDDWTTVALHAGYTPEAGPLAGVELRASVENIFDETYSPYLSSRNSSGRNLKLSIAKVF